A window of Hemibagrus wyckioides isolate EC202008001 linkage group LG03, SWU_Hwy_1.0, whole genome shotgun sequence contains these coding sequences:
- the tmem184c gene encoding transmembrane protein 184C, with the protein MPCTCGNWRRWIRPLVVLLYILLLLVVLPLCIWELQKSEVGTHNKAWFIAGIFVFMTIPISLWGILQHLVHYTQPELQKPIIRILWMVPIYSLDSWIALKYPSIAIYVDTCRECYEAYVIYNFMIFLLNYLEKQYPSLVQMLEVQEQQKHLPPLCCCPPWPMGEVMLLRCKLGVLQYTVVRPVTTVIALICQLCEVYDEGNFSSKNAWTYLVIMNNVSQLFAMYCLVLFYKTLREELGPIKPVGKFLCVKLVVFVSFWQAVLIALLVKVGVISDSHTWDWDSVEAVATGLQDFIICVEMFLAAIAHHYSFTYKPYIQEAEEGSCFDSFLAMWDMSDIRADISEQVRNVGRTVMGRPRKNYFTRDAEHEERRGLLSSASQDAAVAEASSTPPSPSGHYQGLGHTRPPHSRSAPAELCSTPWVGDVDDVDDITPTVLSGDPKTQTDTRYATIT; encoded by the exons ATGCCGTGCACCTGTGGGAACTGGAGGAGGTGGATCAGACCTCTGGTGGTGCTCCTCTACATCCTGCTCCTGCTGGTGGTTCTTCCCCTGTGCATATGGGAGCTGCAGAAATCAGAG GTTGGCACTCACAACAAAGCCTGGTTCATCGCAGGTATCTTTGTCTTCATGACAATCCCCATATCACTTTGGGGGATACTTCAGCATCTCGTGCACTACACCCAGCCTGAGCTGCAGAAACCCATAATCAG GATATTATGGATGGTTCCGATATACAGCTTGGATAGC TGGATTGCCCTGAAGTACCCAAGCATCGCCATCTACGTGGACACGTGCAGAGAGTGCTATGAAGCTTACGTCATTTACAActtcatgatcttcctgctgaACTACCTGGAGAAGCAGTACCCCAGCCTGGTGCAGATGCTGGAGGTGCAGGAGCAGCAGAAACACCTGCCGCCGCTCTGCTGCTGCCCGCCCTGGCCCATGGGAGA ggtgatGCTGCTGAGATGTAAGCTGGGTGTTCTGCAGTACACTGTAGTGAGACCCGTTACCACAGTCATCGCATT GATCTGTCAGCTTTGTGAGGTTTACGATGAAGGCAACTTCAGCTCCAAAAATGCCTGGACCTATTTAGTGATCATGAACAATGTCTCCCAGCTC TTTGCCATGTACTGCTTGGTGCTGTTCTACAAGACGTTAAGAGAAGAACTCGGCCCCATCAAACCCGTGGGCAAATTCCTGTGCGTCAAACTCGTTGTGTTCGTGTCCTTCTG gcaggcgGTGCTGATTGCTTTGCTCGTGAAGGTTGGAGTGATTTCAGACTCTCACACCTGGGACTGGGACAGTGTGGAGGCCGTGGCCACCGGACTGCAG GACTTTATCATCTGCGTGGAGATGTTTCTGGCAGCCATTGCTCATCACTACAGCTTCACCTACAAGCCGTACATTCAGGAAGCAGAGGAAGGCTCGTGCTTCGACTCCTTCCTGGCCATGTGGGACATGTCAGACATCAGGGCCGACATCTCCGAGCAAGTGCGCAACGTCG GACGGACGGTTATGGGCAGACCCAGGAAGAACTACTTCACCCGTGACGCGGAGCACGAAGAACGCAGAGGGCTGCTGTCCTCCGCCTCTCAGGACGCCGCTGTCGCAGAGGCTTCCTCCACTCCTCCGTCTCCATCAGGCCACTATCAGGGTCTGGGACACACCCGCCCCCCTCACTCGCGCTCCGCCCCCGCCGAACTCTGCTCCACCCCTTGGGTGGGGGACGTAGACGATGTGGACGACATCACGCCCACCGTCCTGTCCGGGGATCCCAAAACCCAGACGGACACGCGCTACGCTACCATCACTTAA